The following are encoded together in the Iodobacter fluviatilis genome:
- a CDS encoding methyl-accepting chemotaxis protein yields MKIAHRLTVLVATTTVSILLLITVGYLKLSAINTLVDEVVVNVMPSLEILNNAELTFMSARRLELSYIIEADPAQKQAQIDKMQGLLADVDRLLQSYEKYVDDDIDRKNLATAVAEFTALKPLMAEGARFALSRPAEETRAFVSNSITPQAEKFFTALSIAKEYNSQYSKEAGQEVKSHIAKAITSSLVVGGVLLILAFAIGYWITQGIKKPLMDLRQFLVNLGTNYDFTQRMKVSSNDEIGESLHALNGLLDTLQASLQQLHRIGRDVTATASELSSASHELSSTSHHVSGAASSMAAGVEEVTVSISLVADRSSECDRTAREAGLMAASGGDVIESTIQSIQQIAADVRVSAGQVESLKERTASINTVVKVIKDIADQTNLLALNAAIEAARAGDLGRGFAVVADEVRKLAERTSQSTQEIVATVSAIQDEANSTVLSMQQTVKQVDLGVLQAQEASSAILNIRQNADLVVVQVSEISDSMREQSAASSMMAQQVERVAQMSEESSSVAQNTASEGLRLRQLSSELDAAIATYQV; encoded by the coding sequence TTGAAAATCGCTCACCGGCTCACCGTATTGGTGGCAACAACAACCGTTTCAATTTTGCTATTGATTACCGTCGGATATTTAAAGCTCAGCGCAATTAATACGCTGGTCGACGAAGTAGTCGTCAATGTGATGCCATCTTTAGAAATCTTAAATAATGCTGAGCTCACCTTTATGAGCGCTCGTCGCTTGGAGCTCAGTTATATTATTGAAGCGGATCCGGCTCAAAAGCAGGCGCAAATTGATAAAATGCAGGGCTTATTGGCAGACGTTGATCGTTTGCTGCAAAGTTATGAAAAATACGTTGATGATGATATTGATCGTAAAAACTTAGCTACTGCCGTCGCAGAATTTACCGCTTTAAAACCATTGATGGCTGAAGGGGCACGTTTTGCATTGTCCCGCCCTGCGGAAGAAACGCGTGCGTTTGTTTCTAATTCAATTACCCCTCAGGCAGAAAAATTTTTTACCGCGCTTAGTATCGCTAAAGAATACAATAGTCAGTATTCCAAAGAAGCAGGGCAGGAGGTTAAATCGCATATTGCCAAGGCTATTACTAGCTCTTTAGTTGTGGGGGGCGTACTGCTGATCTTGGCTTTTGCAATTGGCTATTGGATTACGCAAGGCATCAAAAAGCCACTTATGGACTTGCGCCAATTCTTAGTTAATTTAGGCACGAATTACGATTTCACTCAACGCATGAAAGTAAGCAGCAATGATGAAATTGGGGAGTCGTTGCACGCTTTGAATGGCTTACTTGATACCCTGCAAGCTAGCTTGCAACAGCTACATAGAATTGGCCGCGATGTGACGGCGACCGCCAGCGAATTATCTTCTGCCAGCCATGAGTTATCGAGCACTTCACACCATGTAAGTGGGGCTGCATCGAGTATGGCGGCGGGGGTAGAAGAGGTGACGGTGAGTATTAGTTTGGTTGCAGATCGAAGTAGTGAATGCGATCGTACGGCGCGAGAGGCAGGCTTGATGGCCGCAAGCGGTGGTGATGTGATTGAAAGCACCATTCAAAGTATCCAGCAAATTGCCGCAGATGTCCGCGTTTCAGCGGGGCAAGTTGAATCACTGAAGGAGCGCACTGCAAGCATTAATACCGTTGTGAAGGTGATCAAAGACATTGCTGATCAAACTAACTTGCTTGCACTTAATGCCGCAATTGAGGCTGCGCGCGCGGGTGATCTTGGCCGTGGTTTTGCTGTTGTTGCCGATGAAGTGCGTAAGCTTGCTGAGCGAACCAGTCAATCTACTCAAGAAATCGTTGCTACCGTTTCTGCCATTCAAGATGAAGCCAATTCAACGGTGCTAAGTATGCAGCAAACCGTAAAACAAGTTGATTTGGGCGTGTTGCAAGCTCAAGAAGCCAGCTCAGCTATATTGAACATTCGCCAGAATGCCGATCTAGTTGTGGTACAGGTTAGTGAAATTAGCGATTCAATGCGTGAGCAAAGCGCGGCAAGTAGCATGATGGCTCAGCAGGTAGAGCGCGTGGCGCAAATGTCTGAGGAAAGCAGCTCTGTTGCACAAAACACAGCCTCTGAAGGCCTACGCTTGCGGCAGCTAAGTAGCGAGCTGGATGCGGCTATAGCAACTTATCAGGTTTAA
- a CDS encoding 6-phosphofructokinase, whose translation MARNALYAQSGGVTPVINASAAAVIAAARAHPEQIGRMYAAKNGVLGVLAEELVDTACMSEADLAALAASPGGAFGSCRHKLRFGKELTRLFEVFAAHDIGYLFYNGGGDSADTCLKIAAHAEYLGYDLTAIHVPKTIDNDLPHSDCSPGFGSVAKYVGTSIREAGMDVASMCGSSTKVFIMEVMGRHTGWIAASAGLASGEGNLPPHLILLPEVTFNAATFLAAVEETIAREGYCVIVAAEGIKNAEGKFVAEAGGTDAFGHAQLGGVAPYLAQLIKTAQGHKCHWAVADYLQRAARHMASQTDVDQAMAAGTAAVKFALAGERGVMPTIVRTSDAPYAWTIGSVKLEEVANHEKHLPAEYIRADGFHITPAAHTYFAPLIMGEAIPPYVDGLPAYPVWNFSVVEAKLEVFNTAA comes from the coding sequence ATGGCCAGAAACGCGCTTTACGCCCAATCGGGTGGTGTAACCCCTGTGATTAACGCTTCGGCAGCGGCCGTGATTGCGGCAGCTCGCGCACATCCTGAACAGATTGGCCGTATGTATGCCGCTAAAAATGGCGTACTGGGTGTACTGGCTGAAGAGCTGGTCGATACCGCCTGCATGAGCGAGGCAGATCTTGCCGCACTGGCCGCATCGCCTGGTGGCGCTTTTGGCTCTTGCCGCCATAAGCTGCGCTTTGGCAAAGAGCTAACCCGCTTATTTGAAGTCTTTGCCGCGCACGATATTGGCTATCTGTTTTATAACGGTGGCGGCGATTCGGCCGATACCTGCTTAAAGATTGCTGCCCACGCTGAATACCTTGGCTACGATCTCACCGCGATTCACGTACCTAAAACCATTGATAATGATTTGCCGCATTCAGATTGCTCGCCCGGCTTTGGCTCGGTGGCAAAATATGTGGGTACATCGATCCGTGAAGCGGGCATGGATGTGGCATCCATGTGCGGCTCAAGCACTAAAGTCTTTATTATGGAAGTCATGGGCCGCCACACCGGCTGGATTGCGGCCAGTGCTGGCTTAGCGTCTGGCGAAGGAAACTTGCCACCACACTTGATTTTGCTGCCGGAAGTCACCTTTAACGCAGCTACTTTCCTTGCTGCCGTTGAAGAAACCATTGCCCGCGAAGGCTATTGCGTGATCGTGGCTGCGGAAGGCATTAAAAACGCCGAAGGCAAGTTTGTTGCCGAAGCCGGTGGTACTGATGCTTTTGGTCATGCCCAGCTAGGCGGTGTTGCGCCTTACTTGGCACAGCTGATCAAAACAGCGCAGGGCCACAAATGCCACTGGGCAGTGGCCGATTATCTGCAACGTGCGGCTCGCCATATGGCGTCGCAAACCGATGTGGATCAAGCGATGGCAGCGGGCACTGCTGCGGTTAAGTTTGCACTGGCCGGTGAGCGCGGCGTGATGCCAACTATTGTTCGCACTAGCGATGCGCCTTATGCTTGGACGATTGGATCGGTAAAACTAGAAGAAGTGGCAAATCATGAAAAGCATCTACCAGCAGAATATATCCGCGCGGATGGATTTCATATTACCCCCGCAGCGCACACTTATTTTGCACCGCTGATTATGGGTGAGGCGATTCCACCCTATGTGGATGGCTTGCCTGCTTACCCAGTGTGGAATTTTTCCGTGGTGGAGGCCAAGCTAGAGGTGTTTAATACGGCGGCGTAA
- a CDS encoding MarC family NAAT transporter — translation MTLFRLVLEYLSYILTTVTALLPIINPLSTAAILPGISAHLSDAERKQQVKLACYYMAGILITFLMAGGLIMDFFNISIPGLRIAGGMVVIYLGFRMLFPDASPPIDDKPELGARREIAFTPLAMPSMAGPGSIAVVISMSSTLHSQRHIPVWAGYCLLILGIAATAFICWLTLRASSRLFAVLGDEGISAISRIMGFMLICIGVQFFINGVGELLHDASFMPR, via the coding sequence ATGACCTTATTTCGCTTGGTACTGGAGTACCTGTCTTACATCCTGACTACGGTCACGGCGCTGTTACCTATTATTAACCCACTTTCCACCGCGGCCATTTTGCCTGGGATATCGGCACATTTATCTGATGCAGAGCGAAAGCAGCAGGTCAAACTGGCTTGCTACTATATGGCAGGAATCTTAATCACCTTCTTGATGGCGGGGGGCTTGATTATGGATTTTTTTAATATTTCTATTCCAGGCTTACGCATTGCAGGTGGAATGGTGGTGATTTATTTGGGTTTTAGAATGCTGTTTCCTGATGCCTCACCGCCCATTGATGATAAGCCTGAGTTAGGCGCCAGACGTGAAATCGCGTTTACCCCGCTCGCCATGCCTTCGATGGCGGGGCCAGGCTCGATTGCGGTGGTGATTTCAATGTCTTCTACCCTGCATTCGCAACGGCATATTCCTGTTTGGGCGGGCTATTGTCTTTTGATTCTTGGGATTGCTGCCACAGCATTTATCTGCTGGCTCACCTTACGCGCCTCCAGCCGTTTGTTTGCGGTGCTTGGAGATGAAGGCATTAGTGCTATTTCAAGAATTATGGGGTTTATGCTGATTTGTATCGGGGTGCAATTTTTTATTAATGGCGTGGGTGAATTGCTACACGACGCAAGCTTTATGCCGCGTTAA
- a CDS encoding MgtC/SapB family protein: MRMLLDLDIFLRLLVAVFLGGMIGINRFMHKKPAGVRTHALVSLGAALMIALNGVISHDDAQAFSRVAQGLITGIGFLGAGLIVHRSDNVVEGLTSAASIWLTAAIGLACGAGYLDIALFVVVLALLVINLGGPLERWAERRMQHWRDDRSPH; this comes from the coding sequence ATGAGAATGCTTTTAGATCTAGATATTTTCTTGCGCTTGCTTGTGGCCGTGTTTTTGGGGGGAATGATTGGTATAAATCGCTTTATGCATAAAAAGCCAGCCGGCGTGCGCACCCATGCTTTGGTTTCCTTGGGCGCTGCGTTGATGATTGCTTTAAATGGCGTGATTAGCCATGACGATGCCCAAGCCTTTAGCCGTGTGGCCCAGGGCCTCATTACCGGCATTGGGTTTTTAGGGGCGGGCTTGATTGTGCATCGCTCCGATAATGTTGTGGAGGGGCTGACCTCTGCCGCATCCATCTGGCTTACGGCGGCGATAGGTTTGGCCTGCGGTGCTGGCTATTTGGATATCGCCCTATTTGTTGTGGTATTAGCGTTGCTGGTGATTAATCTGGGTGGCCCCTTAGAGCGCTGGGCCGAAAGACGGATGCAACACTGGCGCGATGATAGATCGCCGCATTAA
- the miaA gene encoding tRNA (adenosine(37)-N6)-dimethylallyltransferase MiaA, whose protein sequence is MPHRSPAIFLMGPTASGKTASAIYLLESGLPVELISVDSALVFKDMDIGSAKPSADELARAPHHLIDIISPEEAYSAAQFRRDALALMADITARGKVPVLVGGTMLYYNTLQHGIHELPQADVALRAQIHEEAALIGWPAMHAKLAAIDPITAERLKPTDAQRIERALEVCQLTGRKMSDLLAEPASGALPYRLLKIALLPQDRKWLHDRIALRFDQMLELGLLDEVSRLRAKYALSLELPSMRCVGYRQAWEYQDHLVDYPTMREKGIAATRQLAKRQLTWMRGMDDLFEINCQESDLAERVKAALESWL, encoded by the coding sequence ATGCCGCATCGCTCTCCCGCCATTTTTTTAATGGGCCCTACCGCTAGCGGCAAGACTGCCAGTGCGATTTATTTACTGGAAAGCGGCTTGCCGGTGGAGTTGATTTCGGTTGATTCGGCGCTGGTATTTAAAGATATGGATATCGGCAGCGCCAAGCCAAGTGCGGATGAGCTGGCCCGTGCCCCGCATCATTTGATTGATATTATTTCACCGGAAGAGGCTTATTCTGCTGCGCAATTTAGGCGTGATGCGCTGGCTTTAATGGCCGATATTACAGCGCGTGGCAAGGTGCCGGTGCTGGTGGGTGGCACCATGCTGTATTACAACACCTTGCAACACGGTATTCATGAATTACCGCAAGCTGATGTGGCGCTGCGGGCACAAATCCACGAAGAAGCCGCGCTCATAGGCTGGCCTGCCATGCACGCCAAGCTGGCCGCCATCGACCCGATCACCGCCGAGCGCCTAAAACCCACCGATGCCCAGCGCATCGAGCGTGCTTTGGAAGTCTGCCAGCTTACTGGTCGAAAAATGTCTGATTTACTGGCCGAGCCCGCCAGCGGCGCGCTACCTTATCGCCTGCTGAAGATCGCCCTGCTGCCACAAGACAGAAAATGGCTGCACGACCGTATTGCATTACGTTTTGATCAAATGCTGGAGCTGGGTTTACTCGATGAAGTCAGCCGCTTGCGCGCTAAATATGCTTTATCGCTGGAGCTGCCGTCGATGCGCTGTGTGGGCTATCGGCAGGCTTGGGAATATCAAGATCACTTAGTGGATTATCCAACCATGCGTGAAAAAGGCATCGCCGCCACCCGCCAATTGGCTAAACGCCAGCTAACTTGGATGCGGGGAATGGATGATTTGTTTGAGATTAATTGCCAAGAAAGTGATTTGGCAGAGCGGGTAAAAGCAGCCCTTGAAAGCTGGCTTTAA
- a CDS encoding tetratricopeptide repeat protein, which yields MKALSKPMLALVAITLFATGGIAIKQYQHRQQARALAMPNEAVHQLRLDAKDGNARLLELATLGHPLAARLIAERTDDKNMAPHWLEKSAEAGDQKARYLLGMAYLKGDGVNEDKQKARLLFSTAGNLGIYRLGMLTLKGEGGSKDKAKGIAMVEAAAKNNDAAAIYTLGNWYRYGDYLGQDDQLAIKHYKKAANLQYVPALQELALAFEMGEMGLDINPVQAHSLSEMAGHISHCKQDHSNKVMMFD from the coding sequence ATGAAAGCCCTATCCAAACCGATGCTTGCCCTCGTCGCCATCACGCTTTTTGCCACAGGCGGCATTGCCATCAAGCAGTATCAACACCGCCAGCAAGCCCGTGCCTTAGCCATGCCCAACGAAGCAGTGCATCAATTACGCCTTGATGCCAAAGACGGCAATGCACGCCTGCTAGAGCTGGCAACGCTAGGCCATCCGCTGGCTGCACGCCTCATTGCAGAACGCACAGACGACAAAAACATGGCCCCGCATTGGCTAGAAAAATCGGCCGAAGCTGGGGACCAAAAAGCACGCTATCTGCTAGGCATGGCCTATTTAAAAGGCGATGGCGTGAATGAAGACAAGCAAAAAGCCAGATTATTATTTAGCACCGCAGGCAATTTAGGCATTTACCGCCTAGGCATGCTGACGCTTAAAGGCGAAGGCGGCAGCAAAGATAAGGCCAAGGGAATTGCAATGGTAGAAGCCGCAGCCAAAAATAACGACGCTGCCGCGATCTACACCCTAGGCAATTGGTATCGCTACGGTGATTACCTAGGGCAAGACGACCAGTTGGCCATTAAACACTACAAAAAAGCCGCCAATCTGCAATATGTACCCGCCCTGCAAGAACTAGCGCTGGCTTTTGAAATGGGCGAAATGGGCCTTGATATCAACCCAGTACAGGCGCACTCCCTTAGCGAAATGGCGGGGCATATCAGCCATTGCAAGCAAGATCATAGCAATAAGGTCATGATGTTTGATTAA
- a CDS encoding bifunctional 2',3'-cyclic-nucleotide 2'-phosphodiesterase/3'-nucleotidase, with protein MRVSLLASLISSTLVLAACNNSDDTPAAGTKLDLAVLQTTDLHANVLSYDYYKTTDDTTLGFERTATLIDTARKENPNNLLVDDGDTIQGTSLSDFQAQIEPVKCDSQLAIHKVMSAMKYDAGNIGNHEFNYGLKYLGQIAGNSMKAGPEAGQNCKGPDFPLVTSNVNNAGDSKPLFAPYVILDRTFKSADGKDVQLKVGIIGFTPPGIMDWDKRNLEGKVSVLGIVDAAKKYVPEMKAKGADIVVALAHSGISTADYSSNMENAVYYLAKDVPGITAIVSGHSHSFFPDGKNYAGIKNVDNVKGLVNGVPTVMSGFWGNTLGVLKLNLEFDGKVWKTNDSKGELKSVSTKDAAGVATVVPAKAEIAKLVEKEHQGTIKYVNAGVGKSEYRISSFFTQVAPTAAMRLINLAQTDYATKFVKANLPQYASLPILSAAAPFKVNFRGSGFTDIAAGDVAIKNIADLYLYPNTLQAVKINGATVKLWLEKSAEQFNQIDPSKVADQNLINDKFPSYNFDQIDGITYEIDVTKEKGSRIVNLSLNGKAIDLKADFIVVTNNYRASGGGGFAGLDGSQIVIDSGGDANRDIIVKYVKEQKTLTLAKQGPVANWRFAKVKIAGKVLFESSADTSALSVAAQEKISNIALDSTKADKSASVFSIDLSK; from the coding sequence ATGCGCGTTTCACTATTAGCAAGTCTGATCAGCAGCACGCTGGTTTTAGCTGCATGTAATAACAGCGACGATACTCCTGCAGCAGGCACGAAACTTGATTTAGCCGTACTGCAAACCACCGACCTACACGCCAATGTGCTGAGCTACGATTACTACAAAACCACGGATGACACGACGCTTGGTTTTGAACGCACCGCCACCCTGATCGACACCGCACGTAAAGAAAACCCAAACAACCTGCTGGTTGATGATGGCGATACCATCCAAGGCACCTCGCTTTCTGATTTTCAGGCGCAAATCGAGCCAGTGAAGTGTGATAGCCAGCTGGCTATTCATAAAGTAATGAGCGCGATGAAATATGACGCGGGCAATATTGGGAACCATGAATTTAACTATGGCCTGAAATACCTTGGCCAAATTGCGGGCAACTCCATGAAAGCCGGCCCTGAAGCGGGGCAAAACTGTAAAGGCCCAGATTTCCCGCTGGTCACTTCCAACGTAAACAACGCTGGCGATAGCAAGCCTCTGTTTGCCCCTTACGTTATTCTGGATCGCACTTTTAAAAGCGCAGATGGTAAAGATGTCCAACTGAAAGTCGGCATCATCGGCTTTACCCCTCCCGGCATTATGGATTGGGACAAACGCAATCTGGAAGGTAAAGTCAGCGTATTAGGTATTGTGGACGCAGCAAAAAAATACGTTCCAGAAATGAAAGCCAAGGGCGCTGATATCGTAGTCGCACTGGCGCACAGCGGTATTTCTACTGCCGATTACAGCTCAAACATGGAAAACGCGGTGTACTACCTCGCCAAAGACGTGCCTGGCATTACCGCCATTGTTTCTGGGCACTCGCACAGCTTTTTCCCTGATGGCAAAAACTACGCTGGCATCAAGAATGTTGACAATGTAAAAGGCTTAGTCAATGGCGTGCCCACCGTGATGTCTGGTTTCTGGGGCAACACACTGGGCGTGCTGAAGTTGAATCTTGAATTTGATGGCAAAGTCTGGAAAACCAACGATTCAAAAGGCGAGTTGAAATCAGTGAGCACGAAGGATGCTGCTGGCGTAGCCACCGTCGTACCAGCAAAAGCCGAGATTGCTAAGCTGGTAGAAAAAGAGCACCAAGGCACAATCAAGTATGTCAATGCGGGGGTTGGCAAGAGCGAATACCGCATCAGCTCTTTCTTCACGCAAGTTGCACCTACTGCGGCGATGCGCCTGATTAACTTGGCTCAAACTGATTATGCAACTAAGTTTGTCAAAGCCAATTTACCGCAATATGCCTCGCTGCCGATTCTTTCTGCAGCCGCGCCGTTTAAGGTTAATTTCCGTGGCTCGGGCTTTACCGATATTGCGGCTGGCGATGTGGCGATCAAAAATATTGCTGACCTTTATCTTTATCCAAATACACTGCAAGCCGTAAAAATTAACGGCGCTACAGTCAAACTTTGGTTAGAAAAATCGGCAGAGCAATTCAATCAAATTGATCCAAGCAAAGTAGCAGATCAAAACCTGATTAACGATAAATTTCCATCGTATAACTTTGATCAAATCGACGGCATTACTTATGAAATCGATGTAACCAAAGAGAAGGGCAGCCGTATTGTTAATCTAAGCCTCAATGGCAAAGCAATCGATCTGAAAGCTGACTTTATCGTCGTCACCAATAACTACCGTGCTAGCGGTGGTGGCGGTTTTGCGGGCCTAGATGGTAGCCAAATTGTGATAGATAGCGGTGGCGATGCCAATCGCGACATCATCGTTAAATATGTAAAAGAGCAAAAAACGCTAACACTGGCCAAACAAGGCCCAGTAGCAAACTGGCGCTTTGCTAAGGTCAAAATAGCGGGCAAGGTGCTGTTTGAATCTTCAGCAGATACGAGCGCACTCAGCGTGGCAGCTCAAGAGAAAATCAGCAATATCGCCCTCGACTCCACCAAGGCGGACAAGAGTGCATCGGTATTTAGCATTGATCTAAGCAAGTAA
- a CDS encoding NAD(P)/FAD-dependent oxidoreductase: MLRINEVKLPLDHSEEELKQALLKRLAISASDLIRFSIFKRSYDARKRAAILLIYSLDAEVKQEATVLKRLSSDRHIMLTPNIEYQYVASAPDGLTDRPVVIGTGPCGLFAGLLLAQMGFKPIILERGKAVRERTKDTWGLWRKGELNPESNVQYGEGGAGTFSDGKLYSQIKDPKHLGHKVLQEFVKAGAPDEIMYVSKPHIGTFRLVSMVESMRANIIELGGEVRFSSKVEQLILNNGQVEGVELANGEKIPSKHVVLAIGHSARDTFYKLFEQGVYMEAKPFSLGFRVEHPQTMIDSARFGPSAGHPILGAADYKLVHHASNGRSVYSFCMCPGGTVVAAASEPGRVVTNGMSQYSRNERNANAAIVVGITPEIDFPGHPLAGIELQRKWESKAFEVGGSTYQAPAQKLGDFLAGKPSTEFGVVVPSYTPGVHLTDLSDCLPEYAITAIREAMPAFDKQIKGFGMADALFTGVETRTSSPVRIKRDNDSLQSINTKGLFPAGEGAGYAGGILSAGVDGIKIAEAVALSILHELKVAD, encoded by the coding sequence ATGTTAAGAATCAATGAAGTAAAACTACCACTGGATCATTCGGAAGAAGAATTAAAACAGGCGCTATTGAAGCGCTTGGCTATTTCTGCCAGTGATCTCATTCGCTTTAGTATTTTTAAGCGCAGCTATGATGCGCGTAAACGTGCAGCTATTTTGCTGATCTATTCCTTAGATGCTGAAGTTAAGCAAGAAGCCACGGTGCTAAAGCGCTTAAGTAGCGATCGCCATATTATGCTCACCCCAAATATTGAATATCAATATGTGGCTAGCGCTCCTGATGGTCTTACAGATCGCCCTGTAGTGATTGGCACTGGTCCTTGTGGTTTGTTTGCTGGCCTATTGCTGGCGCAAATGGGCTTTAAGCCGATTATCCTTGAGCGTGGTAAGGCGGTACGTGAGCGCACCAAAGATACGTGGGGCTTGTGGCGAAAGGGCGAGTTAAATCCTGAATCAAATGTGCAATATGGTGAGGGTGGCGCGGGTACGTTTTCGGATGGCAAGCTTTACAGCCAGATTAAAGACCCTAAGCATCTTGGGCATAAAGTATTGCAAGAGTTTGTAAAAGCGGGCGCACCGGACGAGATTATGTACGTCAGCAAGCCCCATATCGGAACGTTTCGCTTAGTCAGCATGGTTGAAAGCATGCGCGCCAATATTATTGAGTTGGGCGGCGAAGTGCGTTTCTCCAGCAAAGTAGAGCAGCTGATTCTGAATAACGGTCAAGTTGAAGGCGTTGAGCTGGCCAATGGCGAAAAAATCCCATCCAAGCATGTGGTGCTGGCGATTGGCCATAGCGCGCGCGATACGTTCTACAAATTATTTGAGCAGGGCGTGTATATGGAAGCTAAGCCGTTTTCGCTGGGTTTCCGAGTAGAGCATCCGCAAACCATGATTGATAGCGCACGCTTTGGCCCAAGCGCAGGCCATCCGATATTGGGTGCGGCGGATTATAAATTGGTGCATCACGCCAGCAATGGCCGCTCGGTGTATAGCTTCTGTATGTGCCCAGGTGGCACAGTGGTGGCTGCCGCATCTGAGCCGGGCCGTGTGGTTACCAATGGTATGAGCCAGTATTCACGCAATGAGCGTAATGCCAACGCCGCGATTGTGGTGGGGATTACGCCAGAGATTGATTTCCCCGGCCATCCTCTGGCAGGGATTGAGCTGCAACGTAAATGGGAAAGCAAAGCCTTTGAAGTGGGAGGCAGCACTTACCAAGCGCCAGCTCAAAAGCTGGGTGATTTCCTTGCAGGCAAGCCTTCTACCGAGTTTGGTGTGGTCGTGCCCTCTTATACACCGGGTGTACATCTCACTGATTTAAGTGATTGTCTGCCTGAATACGCCATTACCGCCATTCGTGAAGCGATGCCTGCTTTTGATAAACAGATCAAAGGCTTTGGTATGGCCGATGCGCTGTTTACTGGTGTTGAAACGCGTACCTCGTCGCCAGTGCGGATTAAACGCGATAACGACAGCTTGCAAAGTATCAATACTAAGGGCTTATTCCCTGCAGGTGAAGGTGCTGGCTATGCGGGGGGAATTTTATCGGCAGGCGTGGATGGGATTAAAATTGCTGAAGCGGTGGCTTTAAGTATTTTGCATGAATTAAAAGTCGCTGATTAA
- a CDS encoding OmpA family protein translates to MRITLPLILVLLLSACATNDLGEKRDFNKTELGALIGVVGGAAAGAAINHNNRGKGALIGAIGGGLAGGGIGYYMDKQTKDFQQQLAAEIQRGDITVQKMADQSLLVSMTSNTGFDTNSSVLKAGYTPTLDKIAKIVNQYGKTSISIVGHTDNTGSVAVNQSVSERRAQSVSDYFVSRHVNSVRLDASGRGKAEPRASNETEAGRSLNRRVELRIVPVSA, encoded by the coding sequence GTGCGTATTACTCTGCCACTTATTTTAGTCTTATTACTTTCAGCGTGTGCCACCAATGATTTGGGGGAAAAGCGAGATTTTAATAAAACCGAGTTAGGCGCTTTAATTGGCGTGGTTGGTGGTGCTGCTGCAGGGGCGGCAATCAATCATAATAATCGTGGCAAAGGTGCGTTGATTGGCGCTATTGGCGGTGGCTTGGCAGGGGGAGGAATTGGTTATTATATGGATAAGCAAACCAAGGATTTCCAACAGCAATTAGCGGCTGAAATTCAGCGTGGCGATATCACCGTGCAAAAAATGGCCGATCAATCATTATTGGTAAGCATGACTTCTAATACTGGTTTTGATACCAATTCATCGGTATTAAAAGCGGGCTATACCCCAACGTTAGATAAAATTGCCAAAATTGTGAATCAATATGGCAAAACATCTATTTCTATCGTTGGCCATACCGATAACACCGGTAGCGTAGCGGTAAATCAAAGCGTATCAGAGCGCCGTGCTCAATCGGTATCGGATTACTTTGTTAGTCGTCATGTTAATTCAGTACGTCTTGATGCATCAGGTCGTGGTAAAGCAGAGCCTCGAGCCAGCAATGAAACTGAAGCGGGTCGTAGCTTAAATCGCCGCGTAGAATTACGCATTGTACCGGTTTCTGCTTAA